The Humulus lupulus chromosome 4, drHumLupu1.1, whole genome shotgun sequence genome has a window encoding:
- the LOC133828964 gene encoding acetyl-CoA acetyltransferase 1-like, with translation MNSDGAVALVLVSGEKALQLGLQVIAKIKGYADAAQAPEFFTTAPALVIPKTISNAGLDASQIDYYEINEAFSVRF, from the exons ATGAATAGTGATGGTGCAGTTGCATTAGTCCTAGTGAGTGGAGAGAAGGCACTTCAACTTGGATTGCAAGTAATTGCAAAGATTAAGGGCTATGCTGATGCAGCTCAG GCACCTGAATTCTTTACAACTGCTCCAGCCCTTGTGATACCAAAAACTATTTCAAATGCTGGTTTAGATGCTTCTCAGATTGATTACTATGAAATAAATGAAGCGTTTTCTGTAAGATTTTAG